One genomic segment of Nonomuraea coxensis DSM 45129 includes these proteins:
- a CDS encoding polysaccharide lyase 8 family protein, with product MIHPLSRRSALLGASAVAGAALWERPAEAVSAAAFDAARERWVSLLAGGAYDPGHTDKIQAVEGSANAVLRKLKPDPRRPSLWPDLPLANPRTGDFNRSYNRMRALALGWATPGTAMHGSPQVAETAARALDFLYEHAYHERLDRRGSNWYWWEIGVPRALTDTCALLYDGLPKDRLERWLRPLRRWCPDPERRISHPGVVETGANRAGKAMAVAMRGLLTHDARLVRRARDAVSDLLRRTKGPGDGFYHDGSFIQHDVYPYTGSYGVDYLESVAKLIAMLARSPWEIPRIGNVYEIVDRSFVPFVFDGLMMDCVRGRQISVQGHRDHHSGQKTVEAVLTLLDSAPERHARRWRPLVKGWLTRNQAIPYGTHAPLASLARAEALLADDSVPVGPRTTGTYVFADMDRVVHRRPGWAFAIAMSSERIGAAEAMNQENLHGWYTGDGMTYLYTDDLTHWNDDLWPTIDPYRLPGTTVDTRRRADLAHGKRRLPPTPWAGGAALDGEYGVAAMKLVADGSSLRAKKAWFLLDDAVIALGAGITASDGRRVETVVENRNTHAAHPPLTRGERWLHLSGVAGYALLDGAEVGEEVKVIRERRTGRWRDIDKGATTGGDTTPVTRHYTTIVIDHGADPRKARYAYAVLPGACAERTAAYRKQVDVLANNGTAQAVSRGDLIAAVFWRAGSVKTPHGTLSADGPCTLVLRRERGRVRVAVSDPSRTADEVRIRLPWAVRSVVKGGRGVRRAKKAIKVELGGTRGRTHTAVLRV from the coding sequence ATGATTCACCCCCTCAGCCGGCGGTCCGCCCTGCTGGGCGCCTCGGCCGTGGCCGGGGCCGCCCTGTGGGAAAGGCCGGCTGAGGCGGTGAGCGCCGCCGCGTTCGACGCCGCGCGGGAGCGGTGGGTGAGCCTGCTGGCCGGCGGCGCGTACGACCCCGGCCACACCGACAAGATCCAGGCCGTCGAAGGCTCGGCGAACGCGGTGCTGCGCAAGCTGAAGCCGGACCCGCGCCGCCCGAGCCTGTGGCCCGACCTGCCGCTGGCCAATCCGCGTACGGGCGACTTCAACCGCTCCTACAACCGCATGCGCGCGCTCGCGCTCGGCTGGGCCACCCCGGGCACCGCCATGCACGGCAGCCCCCAGGTCGCCGAGACCGCGGCCAGGGCGCTGGACTTCCTGTACGAGCACGCCTACCACGAGCGCCTCGACCGGCGGGGCAGCAACTGGTACTGGTGGGAGATCGGCGTGCCGCGCGCGCTGACCGACACCTGCGCCCTGCTGTACGACGGCCTGCCGAAGGACCGCCTCGAACGCTGGCTGCGCCCGCTGCGCCGCTGGTGCCCCGACCCGGAGCGGCGGATCAGCCACCCCGGAGTGGTCGAGACCGGCGCGAACCGGGCGGGCAAGGCCATGGCCGTCGCGATGCGCGGGCTGCTCACCCACGACGCGCGCCTGGTCAGGCGGGCCAGGGACGCGGTCTCCGACCTGTTACGGCGCACGAAGGGCCCCGGCGACGGCTTCTACCACGACGGGTCGTTCATCCAGCACGACGTCTACCCGTACACCGGCAGCTACGGCGTCGACTACCTGGAGAGCGTGGCCAAGCTGATCGCCATGCTCGCCCGCTCGCCGTGGGAGATCCCCAGGATCGGCAACGTGTACGAGATCGTGGACCGCTCGTTCGTGCCGTTCGTCTTCGACGGGCTGATGATGGACTGCGTCCGCGGCCGGCAGATCTCGGTGCAGGGCCACCGCGACCACCATTCGGGGCAGAAGACGGTCGAGGCCGTCCTCACCCTGCTGGACAGCGCGCCCGAGCGGCACGCCCGGCGCTGGCGCCCGCTGGTGAAGGGCTGGCTGACCCGCAACCAGGCGATCCCCTACGGCACGCACGCGCCGCTGGCGAGCCTCGCGCGGGCCGAGGCCCTGCTGGCCGACGACTCGGTGCCGGTCGGCCCGCGCACGACGGGCACGTACGTCTTCGCCGACATGGACCGCGTTGTGCACCGCCGCCCCGGCTGGGCCTTCGCGATCGCGATGAGCTCGGAGCGCATCGGCGCGGCCGAGGCCATGAACCAGGAGAACCTGCACGGCTGGTACACCGGCGACGGCATGACGTACCTCTACACCGACGACCTCACCCACTGGAACGACGACCTCTGGCCGACGATCGACCCGTACCGGCTGCCGGGCACGACGGTCGACACCCGCAGGCGCGCCGACCTCGCGCACGGCAAGCGCCGCCTGCCTCCCACCCCGTGGGCGGGCGGGGCGGCGCTGGACGGCGAGTACGGTGTCGCCGCCATGAAGCTGGTCGCGGACGGCTCGTCGCTGCGCGCCAAGAAGGCGTGGTTCCTCCTCGACGACGCGGTGATCGCGCTCGGCGCGGGCATCACCGCCTCCGACGGCCGCCGCGTCGAGACGGTCGTGGAGAACCGCAACACCCACGCCGCGCACCCGCCGCTCACCAGGGGCGAGCGGTGGCTGCACCTGTCCGGCGTGGCCGGGTACGCGCTGCTGGACGGCGCGGAGGTCGGCGAGGAGGTCAAGGTGATCCGCGAGCGGCGCACCGGCCGCTGGCGCGACATCGACAAGGGCGCCACGACCGGCGGCGACACGACCCCCGTCACCAGGCACTACACGACGATCGTCATCGACCACGGCGCCGATCCGCGCAAGGCGCGCTACGCCTACGCGGTGCTGCCCGGGGCCTGCGCCGAGCGGACCGCCGCCTACCGCAAGCAGGTCGACGTCCTCGCCAACAACGGAACGGCGCAGGCCGTCTCCCGCGGCGACCTGATCGCCGCGGTGTTCTGGCGGGCGGGCAGCGTCAAGACCCCGCACGGGACGCTCTCCGCCGACGGCCCGTGCACGCTGGTGCTGCGCCGCGAGCGCGGCCGGGTGCGGGTCGCGGTCTCCGACCCGTCCAGGACCGCCGACGAGGTACGGATCAGGCTGCCCTGGGCGGTGCGCTCGGTGGTGAAGGGCGGCCGTGGCGTGCGCAGGGCCAAGAAGGCGATCAAGGTGGAGCTGGGCGGCACCCGCGGCCGCACCCACACCGCCGTCCTGCGCGTCTGA